The proteins below are encoded in one region of Paenibacillus albus:
- a CDS encoding DUF3992 domain-containing protein, whose amino-acid sequence MCDTSSALSCCSESVAVQDKVCINWQIEAAGTQTIYSDNLAQIIKGTGYVKLVTGTVGVTINFLLTGVVTPVQTIVVPPNGSTTFTVSRFNTINLVATGAVQGEFCITVRYTL is encoded by the coding sequence ATGTGTGATACTAGCTCAGCGCTTAGCTGTTGTTCAGAGAGCGTCGCCGTGCAGGACAAAGTATGTATTAACTGGCAGATTGAAGCAGCAGGCACTCAAACCATCTATTCCGACAACTTGGCCCAAATTATTAAAGGCACCGGCTATGTCAAACTCGTAACAGGCACTGTGGGAGTGACGATAAACTTCCTGTTAACCGGTGTGGTGACACCTGTTCAAACGATTGTCGTACCTCCGAATGGAAGCACAACGTTTACCGTGAGTCGCTTCAATACAATCAACCTGGTGGCTACCGGTGCCGTACAGGGAGAGTTTTGCATAACCGTCCGTTATACACTCTAA
- a CDS encoding YxcD family protein — MRIYTDEIINAVCLHVAERKGVSPTDVEVQLSWEEEYGYTAEVWVHGRSQYLVEANLLEAIEQYLWKQYQLRKFRSQITLDADEEFWADIED; from the coding sequence ATGAGAATCTATACGGACGAGATTATTAATGCCGTTTGCCTTCATGTGGCTGAACGTAAAGGTGTCTCGCCGACAGATGTCGAAGTACAGCTGTCATGGGAAGAGGAGTACGGATACACAGCGGAAGTTTGGGTGCATGGCCGAAGCCAGTACCTGGTGGAGGCGAATCTGCTCGAAGCGATCGAACAGTATTTGTGGAAGCAATACCAACTTCGTAAGTTCCGCTCCCAGATTACGCTGGATGCGGATGAAGAATTTTGGGCAGATATTGAAGACTAA
- a CDS encoding DUF309 domain-containing protein codes for MEKKYPAAYEAYLYEFHASRDYFECHELLEEYWKVHPGDPQSETWVGLIQLAVSSYHHRRNNFRGALLMMLQSRQRLTAGRLDELGLDGEAVCALIMKRITAIEAGEPFVDFNLPIIDEALLARGLQRAEHEGIRWAAASRDEDELIHRHKLRDRSDVIAARAEAASRRKLPPSAL; via the coding sequence TTGGAGAAGAAGTATCCGGCTGCGTACGAGGCGTATCTCTATGAATTTCATGCGTCTAGAGATTATTTCGAATGTCATGAGCTGCTGGAAGAATACTGGAAAGTACATCCGGGAGATCCGCAAAGCGAAACGTGGGTCGGACTTATCCAGCTCGCTGTCAGTTCTTATCATCACCGAAGGAACAACTTCCGCGGTGCTCTGCTCATGATGCTTCAATCCCGGCAGCGACTCACAGCAGGGCGGCTCGATGAGCTGGGTCTGGATGGCGAAGCCGTATGCGCGCTTATAATGAAGAGGATTACAGCAATTGAAGCAGGAGAACCATTCGTGGATTTTAATTTGCCTATTATAGATGAGGCACTTCTCGCAAGAGGCTTACAAAGGGCTGAGCATGAAGGAATTCGTTGGGCAGCTGCCAGCCGGGATGAAGATGAGCTTATTCACCGTCATAAGCTTCGCGACCGAAGCGATGTGATTGCTGCGAGAGCGGAGGCAGCAAGCCGCAGAAAGCTGCCACCGTCGGCACTATAA
- a CDS encoding DUF3992 domain-containing protein, which produces MSCSNSTSALTCCSDKEYVQDKVCSPWSGTVVATDVTVIVFTNNLNQNLVGTGYLQYDVGPAAITLNLLNSAGAAMITPVTIEPGTSLAFTYRRFASITLTLPGTDAGTYQGEFCITARYPIT; this is translated from the coding sequence ATGTCCTGTTCTAACAGCACAAGTGCTTTAACCTGCTGCTCCGATAAAGAATACGTTCAAGATAAAGTGTGTTCCCCTTGGAGCGGAACCGTTGTCGCGACAGATGTTACCGTTATCGTCTTCACGAACAATTTGAATCAGAACCTCGTCGGCACCGGATATTTGCAATACGACGTTGGCCCAGCAGCCATAACGCTCAATTTACTTAACAGTGCTGGCGCTGCGATGATTACGCCGGTTACTATTGAGCCTGGAACGAGTCTAGCTTTTACTTATCGTCGTTTTGCTTCAATCACATTGACGCTGCCCGGTACGGATGCCGGGACCTATCAGGGTGAGTTCTGCATAACCGCACGCTACCCGATTACCTAA
- a CDS encoding glycosyl hydrolase family 18 protein — MPIRNKKPLVFALVIALQAGLATTAVTAHAASSVDQTSKYRVYHNDTAIKEFTTSASAIAYAKNYTYTHVEKITGREWIWDNFPHYKVYENGVSSPGREFATLAEAKQYASKVPFAQIRDLEKPGFIQSVYPAYRLYQGDKTLANWSFATLAEAKKAAKAYGNIHIIDLSSNQWVWDNITVYQENVQRAQAAVYSIEAEDGTSLTDKTYSFLLDAIRASLALPGSRVVNTQTGIVVQTNKPSFDVTQSGRVVGSYYSITKAIVAANSLSSSSVVKDGLTWWTNIPYLSVIQGDKLLRSFHTRKGAVQFASLYANTEVATADARVIWDNTKKLQLLGWNGTARTDSILNQLSQTQGLDYDSPSWFELASADGTLSDFSDSALMTSLASSGIKVTPLVSNQFDSKLTSAFLRNEAAKMKFINTLVSKLTSLHVAGVNVDFEMMAGSDRTLYTEFIRSLTKAAHTAGLTVSIDLPRGDVAWDAKTAYDHNALASIVDMVMIMAYDQHWKGSEEAGSVAELAWVEDGVKQFLAYGVPRSKLMLGVPFYVREWSIDATGSLVSNQALLMGNLPSLIQETGAIGAYDPISGQVKYKYTGADGYTHVFWAETADSVKARLAIAKKYDLAGVAAWRLGYEPASLWTMLLQQK, encoded by the coding sequence ATGCCAATTCGAAACAAGAAGCCGCTCGTATTCGCGCTGGTCATTGCATTGCAGGCTGGGCTTGCCACGACAGCTGTTACCGCCCATGCCGCATCTTCTGTCGATCAGACGTCGAAATATCGCGTCTATCACAACGATACCGCGATTAAAGAGTTTACAACGAGCGCAAGCGCGATTGCGTATGCCAAGAACTATACGTATACGCATGTCGAGAAGATTACCGGCCGTGAATGGATCTGGGATAACTTCCCTCACTACAAAGTGTATGAGAACGGCGTATCCTCGCCTGGACGCGAGTTCGCAACGCTCGCTGAAGCAAAGCAATATGCCAGCAAAGTTCCTTTTGCGCAAATCCGTGACTTGGAGAAGCCAGGTTTCATCCAAAGCGTCTACCCTGCCTACCGTTTATATCAGGGTGACAAAACATTAGCGAACTGGTCTTTCGCAACGCTCGCCGAAGCGAAAAAAGCGGCTAAAGCATACGGCAACATACATATTATCGATTTATCCAGCAATCAGTGGGTCTGGGACAACATAACCGTTTATCAAGAAAATGTTCAGAGAGCTCAAGCTGCTGTATACAGCATTGAAGCCGAAGATGGCACGTCGCTCACTGACAAAACATACAGCTTCCTGCTTGATGCAATCCGCGCTTCGCTTGCCCTGCCCGGCAGCCGTGTCGTAAACACGCAGACAGGAATAGTCGTACAGACGAATAAACCGAGCTTTGATGTCACTCAATCGGGTCGGGTCGTTGGTTCGTATTACAGCATTACGAAAGCGATCGTTGCTGCGAATTCTTTATCCAGCTCATCGGTCGTCAAGGATGGTCTCACATGGTGGACGAACATCCCATACCTAAGCGTCATACAAGGCGATAAGCTGCTTCGATCCTTCCATACGCGCAAAGGAGCCGTGCAATTTGCAAGCCTGTATGCGAATACGGAAGTAGCAACTGCCGATGCCCGTGTCATCTGGGACAATACGAAGAAGCTGCAGCTTCTCGGCTGGAACGGCACAGCGCGCACAGACAGCATATTGAATCAGCTCAGCCAGACACAAGGTCTCGATTATGATTCGCCGTCTTGGTTCGAGCTCGCAAGCGCGGATGGCACACTGAGCGACTTCTCCGATTCGGCGCTAATGACTTCATTGGCATCGTCCGGCATTAAGGTGACCCCTTTGGTCAGCAACCAATTCGACAGTAAGCTGACTAGTGCTTTCTTACGAAATGAAGCGGCTAAGATGAAGTTCATTAACACGCTCGTTAGCAAATTGACGTCTCTGCACGTAGCTGGCGTCAATGTCGATTTTGAAATGATGGCTGGCAGTGACCGTACCTTGTATACCGAATTTATTCGTTCTCTTACGAAAGCGGCACACACTGCAGGACTTACAGTCTCGATCGACCTTCCCCGCGGCGACGTGGCATGGGATGCAAAGACCGCCTACGATCATAATGCACTTGCAAGCATTGTCGATATGGTTATGATCATGGCGTATGATCAGCACTGGAAAGGCAGCGAAGAAGCCGGCTCTGTAGCTGAGCTCGCATGGGTAGAGGACGGCGTGAAGCAGTTCCTTGCGTACGGCGTTCCGCGCAGCAAGCTGATGCTCGGCGTACCATTCTACGTGCGGGAATGGAGCATCGACGCGACTGGCAGTCTGGTAAGCAACCAAGCGCTGCTCATGGGCAACCTGCCGAGCCTTATCCAAGAGACCGGTGCCATCGGCGCTTACGATCCGATCTCGGGTCAGGTGAAGTACAAGTATACTGGCGCGGACGGCTACACGCATGTATTCTGGGCAGAGACTGCAGACTCGGTCAAAGCACGCCTTGCTATCGCTAAGAAATATGATCTGGCTGGCGTAGCGGCATGGCGCCTTGGCTACGAGCCGGCATCCTTATGGACGATGCTTCTGCAGCAGAAATAA
- a CDS encoding beta-class carbonic anhydrase yields the protein MNNIKEILAYNEQFVENREYEKYITSRFPEKKMVIVTCMDTRLIELLPKALNLKNGDAKIIKNAGAIVTQPFGNIMRSILIAVYELGAEEVVVIGHHGCGMTGLNPDVVIKHMLENGGVKDETIRTLSNSGMHLERWLTGFDNVQDSVERSVGIIKNHPLLPVNTPVHGLIIDPETGKLDLIVDGNENAEAK from the coding sequence GTGAACAATATTAAAGAGATATTAGCGTACAATGAACAGTTTGTTGAGAACCGTGAGTATGAGAAATACATAACGAGCCGTTTTCCAGAGAAGAAAATGGTTATTGTCACTTGTATGGATACACGCCTGATTGAGCTGCTGCCTAAGGCACTCAATTTGAAGAACGGCGACGCGAAAATCATCAAAAATGCCGGTGCGATCGTAACACAGCCGTTCGGCAACATTATGCGAAGCATTCTGATCGCCGTTTATGAGCTTGGCGCCGAGGAAGTTGTCGTCATCGGCCACCATGGCTGCGGCATGACTGGTCTGAATCCAGACGTTGTCATCAAACATATGCTTGAGAATGGCGGCGTAAAAGATGAAACGATCCGTACGCTTTCGAACTCCGGCATGCACCTGGAGCGCTGGCTGACTGGCTTCGATAACGTGCAGGATAGCGTTGAGCGAAGCGTCGGCATCATTAAGAACCACCCGCTCCTTCCGGTCAATACACCGGTACACGGCCTCATTATTGATCCGGAAACCGGTAAGCTCGATCTCATCGTCGACGGCAACGAGAACGCTGAAGCGAAATAA
- the ytxJ gene encoding bacillithiol system redox-active protein YtxJ, with protein sequence MPALKELTTVEEWNTALEGSNSRPLVVFKHSTTCPVSANAFTEFSNYLNNNPEQDDTDFVLVKVIESRPVSNQVAEDTSVKHESPQIILIKDKAKYWTASHWSITEAHMSAVMK encoded by the coding sequence ATGCCAGCATTAAAAGAACTGACAACCGTTGAAGAATGGAACACAGCACTGGAAGGCTCGAACTCACGTCCACTCGTTGTATTCAAGCATAGTACGACTTGCCCAGTAAGCGCGAATGCTTTTACTGAGTTCTCGAACTACTTGAACAACAACCCGGAACAAGACGATACGGATTTCGTCCTCGTTAAAGTGATCGAGTCAAGACCGGTATCCAACCAAGTCGCTGAGGATACTTCTGTGAAGCACGAGTCTCCACAAATTATCCTGATCAAGGATAAAGCTAAATATTGGACTGCTTCGCACTGGTCCATTACTGAGGCGCACATGAGCGCAGTCATGAAGTAA
- a CDS encoding carboxypeptidase M32 — protein sequence MTISNKALDLFVERIALIKSYEESLGLLYWDLRTGAPRKGMDVRSEAIGNLSGQMFKLSTAPELGEWLTELEQPATYEGLSEIHQRLVKETRKDYDRSVKIPPKLYQEYVVLTSQAESMWEDAKANSDYASFEPYLDKIITYTNQFIDLWGVKGTRYDTLLDMYEPGMTTEELDRVFGGLREKLVPLSAAIASSPHQPETGFLKQQYAKESQKKFSLFILEQMGFDFTGGRLDESAHPFATGLNPGDVRITTRYLADDVTSALFGTIHEGGHALYEQNISKDLIGTTLCTGTSMGIHESQSRFWENVIGRSTGFWKRYFGDLQQHFPNQLDVSVEDFYRATNVSEPSLIRIEADELTYNLHIIIRYEIEKLIFNEGVKASELPALWNAKYKEYLGIEPSNDGEGVLQDVHWSGGAFGYFPSYSLGNMYAAQMTDTLEREMPNFWELVETGNLIPIKEWLTDKVYQYGKLRTPSELITSITGKSLDPDYLFRYLEKKYTDIYKL from the coding sequence ATGACAATTTCGAACAAAGCGCTGGACTTATTCGTTGAAAGAATCGCGCTCATTAAGAGTTATGAAGAGTCGCTGGGACTTCTTTATTGGGATCTGCGTACAGGCGCACCGCGCAAAGGGATGGATGTTCGTTCGGAGGCGATCGGCAACTTGTCCGGGCAAATGTTTAAGCTCTCGACAGCGCCAGAGCTTGGCGAATGGCTAACGGAGCTGGAGCAGCCAGCCACATATGAAGGATTAAGCGAGATTCATCAGCGTCTGGTGAAGGAGACTCGCAAGGATTATGACCGCAGTGTCAAAATCCCGCCGAAGCTCTACCAAGAATACGTCGTGCTCACTTCGCAAGCGGAGTCGATGTGGGAAGATGCGAAGGCAAACAGTGATTACGCGTCGTTCGAACCGTATCTCGACAAAATCATTACATACACGAACCAATTCATCGACCTGTGGGGCGTGAAAGGCACTCGTTATGACACGCTGCTTGATATGTATGAGCCGGGCATGACTACGGAAGAGCTCGACCGTGTATTCGGCGGCTTGCGTGAGAAGCTTGTGCCACTGTCAGCTGCGATCGCGAGCTCGCCGCATCAGCCGGAGACCGGCTTCTTGAAGCAGCAGTATGCTAAGGAGTCGCAGAAGAAGTTCAGCCTGTTCATCCTAGAACAGATGGGCTTCGACTTCACGGGCGGCCGGCTTGATGAGAGCGCGCATCCTTTTGCAACGGGGCTAAATCCTGGCGATGTGCGGATCACGACTCGCTACCTGGCGGATGATGTGACAAGCGCTCTGTTCGGCACGATTCATGAAGGCGGTCATGCGCTGTATGAGCAGAACATCAGCAAAGACCTGATCGGCACGACACTTTGCACAGGAACGTCCATGGGTATCCACGAGTCGCAGTCCAGATTCTGGGAAAATGTTATTGGCCGCAGCACAGGCTTCTGGAAGCGTTACTTCGGCGATCTGCAGCAGCACTTCCCGAACCAGCTGGACGTCTCGGTAGAAGATTTCTACCGCGCAACGAATGTTTCGGAGCCTTCGTTAATTCGGATCGAAGCGGATGAGCTGACATATAACCTGCACATTATCATTCGATACGAGATCGAGAAGCTGATCTTCAATGAAGGGGTTAAGGCATCCGAGCTTCCAGCGCTCTGGAATGCGAAGTACAAGGAATATCTTGGCATTGAGCCATCGAACGACGGCGAAGGGGTTCTGCAAGATGTACATTGGTCGGGCGGCGCGTTCGGTTATTTCCCATCGTATTCCCTTGGCAATATGTACGCAGCACAGATGACAGATACACTCGAACGGGAAATGCCGAACTTCTGGGAGCTCGTCGAGACTGGCAACCTCATTCCAATCAAAGAATGGCTGACGGATAAGGTGTACCAATACGGCAAGCTTAGAACGCCTTCGGAGCTCATTACGAGCATTACGGGCAAGTCGCTTGATCCGGACTATCTGTTCCGCTACCTGGAGAAGAAATATACCGACATCTATAAACTGTAA
- a CDS encoding outer spore coat protein CotE, which yields MAYADKQLKAREIITKAVCGKGRKFSTVTHNVTPPHHPTSILGAWIINHQYEAVRSGDGIEVIGTYDINIWYSYNKNSQTDVAKETLSYVEHVPLSYLDPKHRASTEEVSAESTQEPNCIEANISSSGSGVVIRVEREFAVILVAETKVWVATLPGGSDDGKDYEYGDDGDFEDLDPELLDDEL from the coding sequence ATGGCTTATGCAGATAAACAGCTTAAGGCTAGAGAAATTATTACCAAAGCTGTCTGCGGCAAAGGTCGTAAGTTTTCCACTGTAACTCATAACGTTACGCCGCCTCATCACCCAACGAGCATTTTGGGCGCATGGATTATAAACCATCAATATGAGGCGGTCCGGTCAGGAGACGGGATCGAGGTTATCGGTACTTACGATATCAACATCTGGTATTCTTACAACAAAAACTCGCAAACAGACGTAGCCAAAGAGACGCTCTCTTACGTTGAACACGTGCCGCTCTCCTATTTGGATCCGAAGCATCGGGCTTCGACCGAGGAAGTATCTGCCGAGTCCACGCAAGAGCCGAACTGCATCGAGGCGAACATTTCGTCTAGCGGCAGCGGAGTCGTCATTCGCGTGGAGCGCGAATTCGCGGTTATTCTTGTTGCAGAGACGAAAGTATGGGTAGCCACTTTGCCAGGCGGATCGGATGACGGTAAGGATTACGAGTATGGCGATGACGGTGACTTTGAAGATCTGGATCCGGAGCTGCTCGACGACGAGCTGTAA
- a CDS encoding aromatic acid exporter family protein, whose translation MGIRVIKTAIAALAALYTGHYLGLQPPLAAGLLAILGVEVTVMRGLRNALARFLASVLGLFFASFLFVLLGFHLWTISIFILVAFPILSRSRLMKEGIVTSAVIVFHVYAKEEVTAHLILNEIMLLVTGLGWALVVNLLYMPKEEHKLVELRHETEEKFGAIFMKMAQTLRQPTLVWNGEELLDAGKAIEEGIHRADVSRENLIWRGLRSDYSVKMHWSNYFEMRQRQLDSISLMLTQLAHVYESLPQGELAAELFEDLAGDLKSDVYEGKVEAQRKLLGERFRSMPLPATREEFEIRAAIWHLLHELEHYLSIAKRLKKQKNSLKAAAVAD comes from the coding sequence ATGGGTATACGAGTAATCAAAACTGCGATTGCAGCACTTGCTGCGCTTTATACGGGACATTATCTGGGTCTGCAGCCTCCGCTTGCTGCTGGCCTGCTTGCCATTCTCGGCGTAGAAGTGACCGTCATGCGCGGGCTTCGCAATGCATTGGCGAGATTTTTGGCTTCCGTGCTGGGTTTATTTTTTGCTTCATTCCTATTTGTACTTCTCGGCTTTCACCTGTGGACGATCTCCATCTTCATTCTTGTCGCGTTTCCGATTCTTTCGAGATCCCGTCTGATGAAGGAAGGCATCGTAACGAGCGCGGTTATCGTCTTCCACGTGTATGCGAAGGAAGAAGTGACGGCACATCTGATCTTGAATGAGATTATGCTGCTCGTGACCGGACTTGGCTGGGCGCTCGTCGTGAACCTGCTCTATATGCCGAAGGAAGAGCATAAGTTAGTAGAGCTTCGGCACGAGACCGAAGAGAAGTTTGGTGCGATCTTCATGAAAATGGCGCAGACGCTTCGCCAGCCGACGCTAGTCTGGAACGGGGAAGAACTGCTTGATGCAGGCAAAGCCATAGAAGAAGGCATTCATCGCGCGGATGTGAGCCGAGAGAACTTGATCTGGCGCGGACTTCGCAGCGACTACAGCGTGAAGATGCATTGGTCGAATTACTTCGAGATGCGCCAGAGGCAGCTCGATTCCATCAGCCTGATGCTGACGCAGCTTGCTCACGTCTATGAGTCATTGCCGCAAGGCGAGCTGGCAGCCGAGCTGTTCGAGGATCTCGCCGGCGACTTGAAATCAGATGTGTATGAAGGCAAGGTGGAAGCACAGCGTAAGCTGCTCGGTGAGCGGTTCCGCAGCATGCCGCTGCCAGCAACCCGCGAGGAGTTCGAGATTCGGGCGGCAATCTGGCATCTGCTTCATGAGCTGGAGCACTATCTATCCATTGCGAAGCGGCTGAAAAAGCAAAAAAACAGCCTTAAAGCCGCTGCGGTAGCCGATTAA
- a CDS encoding iron-sulfur cluster biosynthesis family protein, protein MHITFTPTAAAKLEPIMQDGTKHLKLLYDTEGCGCVVSGVPALQVIEAPLADDTLGEGSPYSVWYEPRYEVFFEPRLKIDYNEDRNAFSLKSDSQIYTANMRLIKSY, encoded by the coding sequence GTGCATATCACATTTACACCTACCGCAGCAGCTAAGCTTGAACCGATCATGCAAGATGGCACCAAGCATCTGAAGCTGTTGTACGATACGGAAGGCTGCGGCTGCGTCGTTAGCGGCGTCCCCGCCCTGCAGGTGATTGAAGCTCCGCTTGCGGATGACACCCTCGGCGAAGGCTCGCCTTATTCAGTCTGGTACGAGCCTCGTTACGAAGTATTCTTCGAGCCGAGACTAAAGATCGATTACAACGAGGACCGCAATGCGTTCAGCCTGAAGAGCGATAGTCAGATTTACACCGCTAATATGCGGTTAATAAAGTCATACTAA
- the speD gene encoding adenosylmethionine decarboxylase, whose amino-acid sequence MTMTTEQRITLHGFNNLTKSLSFNMYDICFTKTKEEREAYIKYIDQQYNADRLTAILKSVADIIGAYVLNIAKQDYEPQGSSVTMLVSEGPIEQAPDESFEESPGPLPKAVAMHLNTSHITVHTYPEYHPDEGISTFRADIDVSTCGEISPLKALNYLIHSFDTDIMTMDYRVRGFTRDINGHKLFIDHDISSIQNYIPPEIQDQYQMIDVNVYQENIFHTKCKLSEFDLNNYLFGYTKDTLSKEEQLEIEKSVKWEMDEIFYGKNMVFA is encoded by the coding sequence GTGACGATGACGACGGAGCAGCGCATTACGCTGCATGGCTTTAACAATTTGACCAAATCGCTCAGTTTCAATATGTACGATATTTGTTTTACGAAGACGAAAGAAGAGCGCGAAGCCTACATCAAGTACATTGACCAGCAATACAACGCAGATCGGTTAACGGCTATCTTAAAATCTGTTGCGGATATTATCGGCGCATATGTGCTCAATATCGCGAAGCAGGACTACGAACCACAAGGCTCAAGCGTGACGATGCTCGTCTCGGAAGGACCGATCGAGCAGGCTCCGGACGAATCGTTCGAAGAGTCCCCAGGTCCCTTGCCGAAAGCCGTAGCCATGCATCTGAACACAAGCCATATTACGGTCCATACGTATCCGGAGTACCATCCTGATGAGGGCATAAGCACCTTCCGGGCAGATATCGACGTATCCACTTGCGGGGAGATTTCGCCGCTTAAAGCGCTCAATTATCTGATCCACTCCTTCGACACGGATATCATGACGATGGATTACCGGGTGCGTGGATTTACGCGCGACATTAACGGACATAAGCTGTTTATTGACCACGATATCAGCTCGATTCAGAACTACATCCCGCCTGAGATTCAAGACCAGTATCAAATGATTGACGTCAATGTGTATCAGGAGAATATTTTCCATACCAAATGCAAACTCAGCGAATTCGATCTGAACAATTATTTGTTCGGGTACACGAAGGATACGCTAAGCAAGGAGGAGCAGCTGGAGATTGAGAAGAGTGTGAAATGGGAGATGGATGAAATCTTCTATGGCAAAAATATGGTGTTCGCCTAA
- a CDS encoding collagen-like domain-containing protein has translation MGDNGSMKNEVFLEASFRQDHKHKCGCTGSLSCDACRGVTGATGATGATGATGVTGSTGATGPTGATGATGSTGATGSTGATGSTGATGATGSTGATGSTGATGSTGSTGATGATGATGATGATGSTGVTGSTGATGAKGSTGATGSTGATGSTGATGSTGATGPTGATGSTGPTGSTGATGATGPTGATGATGATGSTGSTGSTGATGATGETGATGATGATGSTGATGSTGVTGSTGATGSTGATGPTGATGPTGATGPTGATGPTGSTGPTGPTGAAGATGSTGLTGATGATGSTGSTGATGATGATGATGATGSTGLTGSTGATGATGATGPTGATGLTGPTGPTGATGLTGSTGPTGPTGSTGETGATGPNFAATGFSAFLATLSISASTQLTNWSVASPYYGHANFNATTGNFTVPTTGRYTILATINYATTAALAVSLGAGVNPAFAVQRTSPTATTLVSGLFPILNVNIALLLTLRAILGSGVVTLAGEVTLNAGDVVGLFYIANGLTVSINIGNGATNGVVWSMHEIT, from the coding sequence ATGGGCGACAACGGCTCGATGAAAAATGAAGTGTTTCTGGAAGCTTCTTTTCGTCAGGATCATAAACATAAATGCGGCTGTACAGGTTCGCTTAGCTGTGACGCTTGCCGTGGTGTGACGGGAGCTACGGGGGCTACGGGTGCGACAGGGGCTACGGGAGTGACGGGGTCGACAGGAGCGACGGGGCCGACTGGAGCAACGGGAGCGACGGGGTCGACGGGGGCGACGGGGTCGACGGGAGCGACGGGGTCGACGGGAGCGACGGGTGCGACTGGGTCGACAGGAGCGACGGGGTCGACGGGTGCGACAGGGTCGACGGGGTCGACAGGGGCGACAGGGGCGACGGGAGCGACGGGAGCAACGGGAGCGACTGGGTCGACAGGAGTGACCGGGTCGACGGGAGCAACGGGAGCAAAGGGGTCGACGGGAGCGACGGGGTCGACGGGGGCAACGGGGTCGACGGGAGCGACGGGGTCGACGGGAGCGACGGGGCCGACAGGAGCGACAGGATCGACAGGGCCGACGGGGTCGACTGGAGCGACCGGGGCGACAGGGCCGACGGGTGCGACGGGAGCGACGGGTGCGACAGGGTCGACGGGGTCGACAGGGTCGACAGGGGCGACGGGAGCGACGGGGGAGACGGGAGCAACGGGAGCAACAGGTGCGACGGGGTCGACAGGAGCGACGGGGTCGACAGGAGTGACCGGGTCGACAGGAGCGACGGGGTCGACGGGAGCAACCGGGCCGACGGGGGCAACGGGACCGACAGGAGCAACCGGGCCGACGGGGGCAACGGGACCGACAGGATCGACCGGTCCGACCGGGCCGACAGGAGCGGCAGGAGCGACAGGGTCGACAGGTTTGACAGGAGCGACAGGAGCAACGGGGTCGACGGGATCGACAGGAGCGACGGGTGCGACGGGGGCGACGGGTGCGACAGGAGCAACGGGATCGACCGGGCTGACGGGGTCGACGGGAGCGACGGGAGCGACAGGAGCAACGGGACCGACAGGTGCGACCGGTTTGACTGGGCCGACTGGCCCCACAGGAGCAACGGGACTGACGGGTTCAACCGGACCAACCGGACCAACTGGTTCTACCGGTGAAACTGGCGCGACTGGACCCAATTTTGCGGCGACAGGCTTCTCTGCTTTTTTAGCTACCTTGTCCATCTCAGCAAGCACGCAGCTGACGAACTGGTCCGTCGCGAGCCCTTACTACGGGCATGCGAACTTCAACGCGACGACTGGTAACTTCACCGTGCCAACGACTGGAAGATACACGATTCTCGCTACTATTAACTATGCAACAACAGCTGCGCTCGCAGTTAGTCTTGGAGCAGGTGTCAATCCGGCTTTCGCAGTTCAGCGGACTTCACCTACAGCTACGACTTTAGTGAGCGGACTCTTCCCGATCCTAAACGTCAATATCGCGCTCTTGCTTACGCTTCGTGCGATTCTCGGCAGCGGTGTAGTTACATTGGCAGGCGAAGTTACGTTAAATGCCGGCGACGTCGTTGGATTGTTCTACATCGCGAATGGGTTGACTGTGTCCATTAACATCGGGAACGGTGCCACGAATGGCGTTGTCTGGTCGATGCATGAGATCACGTGA